In Saccharomyces cerevisiae S288C chromosome V, complete sequence, one DNA window encodes the following:
- the HMF1 gene encoding putative isoleucine biosynthesis protein HMF1 (Member of the p14.5 protein family; functionally complements Mmf1p function when targeted to mitochondria; heat shock inducible; high-dosage growth inhibitor; forms a homotrimer in vitro; HMF1 has a paralog, MMF1, that arose from the whole genome duplication): MVTTLTPVICESAPAAAASYSHAMKVNNLIFLSGQIPVTPDNKLVEGSIADKAEQVIQNIKNVLEASNSSLDRVVKVNIFLADINHFAEFNSVYAKYFNTHKPARSCVAVAALPLGVDMEMEAIAAERD; this comes from the coding sequence ATGGTCACCACGCTAACTCCCGTTATTTGTGAATCCGCTCCAGCTGCTGCGGCTTCATACTCCCATGCCATGAAAGTGAACAATttgattttcctttctGGCCAAATTCCAGTGACCCCAGACAACAAGTTAGTTGAAGGTTCCATTGCTGATAAGGCTGAACAGGTGATTCAAAACATTAAGAATGTTCTAGAAGCAAGCAATTCCTCATTGGACAGGGTCGTAAAAGTTAACATTTTCTTGGCAGATATCAATCACTTTGCTGAGTTTAACTCCGTTTACGCCAAGTACTTCAATACTCACAAACCTGCCAGATCATGCGTTGCTGTTGCAGCATTGCCATTAGGCGTTGACATGGAAATGGAAGCCATTGC
- the PET117 gene encoding Pet117p (Assembly factor that couples heme a synthesis to complex IV assembly; regulates the oligomerization state of the Cox15p heme a synthase, and couples this to the assembly of the cytochrome C oxidase complex (complex IV)): MSRASKITFAASCLITAATVVGVHYVQEMERETLHQGPIKDAKRVEEKRLRKTNGVASLDPTKERKRYFNMSEHEEQKELRKKYETMQPLSGEVVTKDGEVVKESKK; this comes from the coding sequence ATGAGTAGGGCTAGCAAGATAACGTTTGCAGCTTCCTGTCTGATAACGGCAGCGACGGTAGTGGGCGTGCATTATGTGCAAGAAATGGAAAGGGAAACTTTGCATCAGGGTCCGATAAAAGATGCTAAACGAGTCGAAGAAAAGAGGTTGAGAAAGACAAACGGAGTTGCATCATTAGATCCcacaaaagaaaggaaaaggtACTTCAATATGAGTGAACACGAGGAACAAAAAGAGTTGCGAAAGAAGTATGAGACCATGCAACCGCTTAGTGGAGAAGTTGTGACCAAAGATGGAGAGGTGGTTAAAGAATCTAAGAAATAA
- the PCL6 gene encoding Pcl6p (Pho85p cyclin of the Pho80p subfamily; forms the major Glc8p kinase together with Pcl7p and Pho85p; involved in the control of glycogen storage by Pho85p; stabilized by Elongin C binding; PCL6 has a paralog, PCL7, that arose from the whole genome duplication), producing the protein MSIKGDSPSSTNASSSPKSTYSIQSDDKANLGSGNVDIRTDNSQQDSNNRRDIVVVTRVASEETLESQSSTSSMGIRPESSFNYEDASNQARVEMNNRVHGSNMNTINKYYPVRFPKNNERQLSDTNNLNEKVQGTHTVQSSTQEDKILDGDTSNSQVTPSLNIAEFPTDKLLKMLTALLTKIIKSNDRTAATNPSLTQEIENGRCLALSDNEKKYLSPVLGFRGKHVPQIGLDQYFQRIQKYCPTTNDVFLSLLVYFDRISKRCNSVTTTPKTNTAKHESPSNESSLDKANRGADKMSACNSNENNENDDSDDENTGVQRDSRAHPQMFVMDSHNIHRLIIAGITVSTKFLSDFFYSNSRYSRVGGISLQELNHLELQFLVLCDFELLISVNELQRYADLLYRFWNNAKAQSQALVTGM; encoded by the coding sequence ATGTCTATCAAAGGTGATTCCCCCTCATCAACAAATGCCAGTAGTAGTCCGAAGTCTACATATTCAATACAATCGGATGATAAAGCAAACCTTGGCAGTGGTAACGTCGATATACGTACAGATAATTCACAACAGGACAGTAATAATAGACGCGATATTGTGGTAGTGACGAGGGTAGCTTCTGAAGAGACTTTAGAATCACAATCATCTACTTCATCAATGGGAATTAGACCAGAATCATCTTTTAACTATGAGGATGCTTCTAACCAAGCTAGGGTCGAAATGAATAACAGGGTACATGGCTCAAATATGAACACAATTAACAAATATTATCCAGTACGATTCCCAAAGAATAACGAAAGGCAATTGAGCGACACAAATAATTTAAATGAGAAAGTGCAAGGCACACATACAGTTCAATCATCCACCCAGGAAGACAAAATACTCGACGGTGACACAAGCAACTCACAAGTAACCCCGTCTTTGAACATTGCAGAGTTTCCCACAGACAAGCTTCTTAAAATGCTGACAGCGTTACTAACTAAAATTATTAAGTCAAATGATAGGACGGCAGCGACAAATCCTAGTTTGACACAAGAGATTGAGAATGGTAGGTGTCTTGCTTTAAGTGacaatgaaaagaaatacttAAGCCCCGTTCTGGGGTTTAGAGGGAAGCACGTACCACAAATTGGTCTTGACCAATATTTCCAGAGGATCCAGAAATATTGCCCCACAACGAATGATGTATTTTTATCGCTCCTCGTGTACTTTGATAGAATATCCAAGAGATGCAATAGTGTCACTACGACCCCTAAAACTAATACTGCAAAACATGAATCTCCCTCAAATGAAAGCTCTCTAGATAAAGCTAACAGGGGCGCTGACAAAATGTCCGCATGTAACAGTAacgaaaataatgaaaatgacgattcagatgatgaaaatacaGGAGTTCAAAGGGATTCAAGGGCTCATCCTCAAATGTTCGTAATGGATTCACATAATATTCACAGATTAATCATAGCAGGTATTACTGTCAGTACGAAGTTTCTGAGCGATTTCTTCTATAGCAATTCAAGATACTCAAGGGTAGGTGGGATATCTTTACAAGAACTCAACCATTTGGAACTGCAGTTTCTAGTTTTGTGTGATTTTGAACTTTTGATATCAGTCAATGAATTGCAGAGATACGCGGACTTACTATACAGGTTTTGGAACAACGCAAAAGCTCAATCGCAAGCACTAGTTACGGGCATGTAG
- the FCY21 gene encoding purine-cytosine permease (Putative purine-cytosine permease; very similar to Fcy2p but cannot substitute for its function): protein MPQTHEMSLNGTQYLKYELKDLESRAHDAKTPSTNEFYDDVESHGTEELVEAKLSFLNRIAAGLSAETKGIEPITEDEKTDDSILNAASMWFSANMVLPAYAIGALGPMVFDLNFGQSVFVIIFFNLLGLVSVAFFSVFGAELGLRQMILSRYLVGNIAARIFSFINFIACIGWGIVNTVASSQVLNMVNPGHQCPLWAGCIVIIGATVIVTFFGYGVIHAYEKWAWVPNFAVFLVIIARLARSKKFVLGEWTSGPTTAGNVLSFGSTVYGFAAGWTTYAADYTVYMPRKTNKYKIFFSLVVGLATPLYFTMILGAAVAMAAIGDPAWKTYYDENSIGGLTFAVLVPNSVHGFGQFCCVLLSLSTIANNVPNMYTIALSVQATWEPLAKVPRVIWTLLGNAAALGIAIPACYYFSTFMNYFMDSIGYYLAIYIAIACSEHFIYRRSFSAYNVDDWDSWERLPIGIAGTAALIVGAFGVALGMCQTYWVGEISRLIGDYGGDIGFELGLSWAFIVYNIARPFELKYFGR from the coding sequence ATGCCTCAAACGCACGAAATGTCCCTGAACGGCACTCAATACTTAAAATATGAACTTAAAGACCTTGAGTCTCGAGCTCACGATGCAAAGACTCCTTCAACAAATGAATTCTATGATGATGTAGAATCGCACGGAACAGAAGAATTAGTTGAAGCTAAACTGTCGTTTTTGAACAGAATTGCTGCTGGTTTAAGTGCCGAGACAAAGGGTATTGAACCGATtacagaagatgaaaaaactGATGATTCTATACTGAACGCTGCATCTATGTGGTTTTCAGCAAATATGGTTCTGCCTGCTTATGCCATTGGCGCCCTAGGGCCTATGGTGTTTGATCTAAATTTCGGCCAAAGCGTTTtcgttattattttctttaacctCTTAGGCTTGGTATCAgttgctttcttttctgttttcGGTGCAGAGCTGGGCCTAAGACAGATGATTTTGTCTAGATATTTAGTTGGCAATATCGCAGCCAGGATCTTCtctttcatcaattttattGCCTGTATCGGTTGGGGTATCGTTAATACCGTAGCAAGCTCGCAAGTCCTGAATATGGTTAACCCCGGTCATCAATGTCCTCTCTGGGCTGGTTGTATAGTTATTATCGGTGCTACTGTAATTGTAACTTTTTTCGGCTATGGAGTCATTCATGCTTACGAGAAATGGGCGTGGGTACCAAATTTTGCCGTTTTTTTGGTAATAATTGCTCGTTTGGCAAGGtctaaaaaatttgtccTTGGGGAGTGGACATCTGGTCCTACTACAGCAGGTAACGTGCTTTCATTTGGATCAACAGTTTATGGGTTTGCTGCAGGCTGGACAACATATGCGGCTGACTATACCGTTTATATGCCAAGGAAAACGAACAAgtataaaatttttttctcgcTTGTAGTTGGGTTAGCAACACCATTATATTTTACTATGATACTTGGTGCAGCTGTAGCAATGGCAGCTATCGGCGATCCAGCCTGGAAGACGTATTATGACGAAAATTCCATAGGTGGTTTAACTTTTGCCGTTCTTGTCCCTAATTCTGTTCACGGATTCGGTCAGTTCTGTTGCGTGTTATTGTCTCTGTCCACTATCGCTAATAATGTTCCCAACATGTATACTATTGCTTTATCGGTGCAAGCCACGTGGGAACCTCTTGCGAAAGTCCCAAGAGTTATTTGGACTTTATTAGGCAATGCGGCCGCACTGGGTATTGCCATTCCTGCCTGCTACTATTTTTCTACCTTCATGAATTACTTCATGGATTCCATAGGTTATTATTTGGCTATTTATATTGCCATTGCATGTTCAGAGCATTTTATTTATAGGCGTTCCTTCAGTGCTTACAATGTTGATGATTGGGATAGTTGGGAACGTCTACCTATCGGCATTGCAGGTACTGCTGCCTTAATTGTTGGTGCCTTTGGCGTAGCGTTGGGTATGTGCCAAACTTATTGGGTTGGCGAGATCAGCCGTTTGATCGGAGACTACGGTGGTGATATTGGATTCGAGTTAGGACTAAGTTGGGCATTTATAGTTTACAACATTGCTAGACCCTTTGAGCTCAAGTACTTTGGTCGTTAA
- the FCY22 gene encoding purine-cytosine permease (Putative purine-cytosine permease; very similar to Fcy2p but cannot substitute for its function) gives MPEKLAMSMVDIKDAGSELRDLESGALDTKSSAADVYYEGVELHRTNEFIDNKPSFFNRIAAALNAETKGIEPVTEDEKNDDSILNAATIWFSANMVIVAYSVGALGPLVFGLNFGQSVLVIIFFNILGLIPVALFSLFGVELGLRQMILSRYLAGNITARFFSLVNVIACVGWCVLNISVSAQLLNMVNEGSGHNCPIWAGCLIIAGGTVLVTFFGYSVVHAYEKWSWVPNFAAFLVIIAQLSRSGKFKGGEWVGGATTAGGVLSFGSSVFGSAAGWATYAADYTVYMPKTTSKYKIFFSVVAGLAFPLFFTMILGAACGMAALNDPTWKSYYDKNAMGGVIYAILVPNSLNGFGQFCCVLLALSTVANNVPGMYTVALSAQALWAPLAKIPRVVWTMAGNAATLGISIPATYYFDGFMENFMDSIGYYLAIYIAIACSEHFIYRRSFSAYNIDDWDNWEHLPIGIAGTAALIAGAFGVALGMCQTYWVGEISRLIGEYGGDIGFELGGSWAFIIYNIVRPLELKYFGR, from the coding sequence ATGCCAGAAAAGTTAGCCATGTCAATGGTCGATATAAAAGATGCGGGGAGTGAACTAAGGGACCTCGAATCTGGAGCTCTGGACACAAAATCTTCCGCCGCTGATGTATACTATGAGGGTGTAGAATTGCATAGAACCAACGAATTCATTGATAATAAGCCgtcctttttcaataggATTGCAGCTGCTTTAAATGCTGAGACGAAAGGTATTGAACCAGTtacagaagatgaaaaaaatgatgacTCGATACTCAATGCCGCCACTATATGGTTTTCAGCTAATATGGTGATTGTAGCCTATTCCGTAGGTGCCTTGGGTCCTCTAGTATTTGGCCTAAATTTCGGCCAAAGTGTTTTagttatcatttttttcaatattttggGTTTGATCCCTGTTGCATTATTCTCACTTTTTGGGGTAGAACTGGGCCTAAGACAGATGATTCTATCGAGATATTTGGCTGGTAACATCACAGCAAGATTTTTCTCTCTTGTTAATGTCATTGCTTGTGTCGGTTGGTGTGttttaaatatttctgTTTCTGCTCAACTTTTGAATATGGTGAATGAAGGCTCTGGGCACAACTGTCCTATTTGGGCAGGTTGTTTGATTATTGCTGGTGGTACCGTGCTTGTGACTTTTTTTGGTTACAGTGTCGTTCATGCATACGAAAAATGGTCGTGGGTACCCAATTTTGCTGCCTTTTTGGTCATTATTGCCCAACTATCGAGATCAGGAAAATTTAAAGGTGGTGAATGGGTAGGGGGTGCAACTACTGCAGGTGgtgttctttcttttggttCATCTGTTTTTGGGTCAGCTGCGGGTTGGGCGACTTATGCAGCAGATTACACTGTTTATATGCCAAAGACCACAAGTaaatacaaaatttttttttccgtaGTAGCCGGTCTAGCGTTCCCTCTATTTTTCACCATGATTCTTGGTGCTGCTTGCGGTATGGCGGCCCTTAATGACCCAACCTGGAAGTCATATTATGATAAAAACGCCATGGGTGGTGTCATATATGCTATCCTGGTCCCTAACTCTCTAAACGGATTCGGTCAATTCTGCTGTGTTTTGTTGGCTCTTTCAACTGTTGCTAATAATGTCCCTGGAATGTACACTGTCGCTTTATCCGCTCAAGCTTTGTGGGCACCTTTGGCTAAAATACCAAGAGTAGTCTGGACAATGGCAGGTAATGCTGCCACTTTAGGTATTTCCATCCCTGCTACCTATTACTTTGACGGCTTTATGGAGAATTTTATGGATTCCATTGGTTATTATTTGGCTATTTATATTGCCATTGCATGTTCAGAGCATTTTATTTATAGGCGTTCCTTCAGTGCTTACAATATTGATGATTGGGATAATTGGGAGCATCTACCTATCGGTATCGCAGGTACTGCTGCCTTAATTGCTGGTGCCTTTGGAGTAGCGTTGGGTATGTGCCAAACTTATTGGGTTGGTGAGATCAGTCGTTTGATCGGAGAGTACGGCGGTGACATTGGGTTCGAGTTAGGCGGAAGTTGGGCGTTCATCATCTATAACATTGTAAGACCTTTAGAACTCAAATATTTCGGTCGATGA
- the CEM1 gene encoding fatty acid synthase CEM1 (Mitochondrial beta-keto-acyl synthase; possible role in fatty acid synthesis; required for mitochondrial respiration; human homolog OXSM can complement yeast cem1 null mutant) — protein sequence MSRRVVITGLGCVTPLGRSLSESWGNLLSSKNGLTPITSLPNYNEDYKLREKSIPSTITVGKIPENFQNENSAINKLLFTSQDERRTSSFIKLALRTTYEALHNAGLLNPNDITINTSLCNLDHFGCLIGSGIGSIQDIYQTSLQFHNDNKRINPYFVPKILTNMAAGNVSIKFNLRGLSHSVSTACATGNNSIGDAFNFIRLGMQDICVAGASETSLHPLSLAGFIRAKSITTNGISRPFDTQRSGFVLGEGCGMIVMESLEHAQKRNANIISELVGYGLSSDACHITSPPADGNGAKRAIEMALKMARLEPTDVDYVNAHATSTLLGDKAECLAVASALLPGRSKSKPLYISSNKGAIGHLLGAAGAVESIFTICSLKDDKMPHTLNLDNVLTLENNEADKLHFIRDKPIVGANPKYALCNSFGFGGVNTSLLFKKWEGS from the coding sequence ATGTCAAGAAGAGTGGTTATCACAGGATTGGGCTGTGTAACGCCGTTGGGAAGATCATTAAGTGAGTCATGGGGGAATCTGCTCTCTTCCAAAAATGGACTCACACCAATCACATCTTTGCCCAACTATAATGAGGACTACAAACTCAGAGAAAAAAGTATCCCATCAACGATAACAGTGGGGAAGATTCCAGAGAATTTTCAAAACGAAAATTCAGCCATCAATAAACTGCTGTTCACTAGCCAGGATGAGAGAAGAACCTCAAGCTTTATCAAGCTAGCACTACGTACAACTTATGAAGCGCTTCACAATGCTGGTCTCTTGAACCCAAATGATATAACCATCAATACATCTCTGTGCAATCTGGATCACTTTGGTTGCCTGATAGGTTCTGGTATAGGATCCATTCAAGACATATACCAAACTTCTCTACAATTCCATAACGAcaataaaagaataaatcCATATTTCGTCCCTAAAATCCTTACAAATATGGCAGCTGGTAATGTTTCCATCAAGTTTAACCTTAGAGGATTATCCCATAGTGTTTCCACAGCATGCGCAACAGGTAATAACTCCATTGGCGATGCATTCAATTTTATTCGGTTAGGCATGCAAGACATCTGTGTCGCCGGTGCAAGTGAAACGAGTTTGCATCCGTTAAGTTTAGCAGGTTTCATCAGAGCAAAGTCGATTACTACAAACGGGATCTCTAGACCCTTTGATACACAACGTTCTGGATTCGTACTTGGTGAAGGATGCGGAATGATTGTCATGGAATCGCTAGAACATGCTCAAAAGAGAAATGCAAACATAATTTCTGAGCTCGTGGGCTATGGTTTAAGCAGTGATGCCTGCCATATTACCTCCCCTCCTGCTGATGGAAATGGTGCCAAAAGAGCAATAGAGATGGCTCTAAAAATGGCTAGATTAGAACCAACTGATGTTGACTACGTCAATGCACATGCTACATCAACTTTACTAGGCGATAAAGCAGAGTGTCTGGCAGTAGCCTCAGCACTCTTACCAGGAAGATCCAAAAGCAAGCCACTGTACATATCCAGTAACAAAGGTGCAATTGGCCATCTTTTAGGTGCAGCTGGCGCCGTAGAAAGTATATTTACAATTTGTTCCTTGAAGGATGATAAGATGCCGCATACCTTAAACCTGGACAATGTTCTGACTCTAGAAAATAACGAGGCCGATAAGCTACATTTCATAAGAGACAAACCTATTGTGGGAGCTAATCCGAAGTACGCATTATGCAACAGCTTCGGATTTGGAGGAGTTAACACATCTCTTCTCTTCAAGAAATGGGAAGGGagttaa
- the GPP2 gene encoding glycerol-1-phosphatase GPP2 (DL-glycerol-3-phosphate phosphatase involved in glycerol biosynthesis; also known as glycerol-1-phosphatase; induced in response to hyperosmotic or oxidative stress, and during diauxic shift; GPP2 has a paralog, GPP1, that arose from the whole genome duplication) yields the protein MGLTTKPLSLKVNAALFDVDGTIIISQPAIAAFWRDFGKDKPYFDAEHVIQVSHGWRTFDAIAKFAPDFANEEYVNKLEAEIPVKYGEKSIEVPGAVKLCNALNALPKEKWAVATSGTRDMAQKWFEHLGIRRPKYFITANDVKQGKPHPEPYLKGRNGLGYPINEQDPSKSKVVVFEDAPAGIAAGKAAGCKIIGIATTFDLDFLKEKGCDIIVKNHESIRVGGYNAETDEVEFIFDDYLYAKDDLLKW from the coding sequence ATGGGATTGACTACTAAACCTCTATCTTTGAAAGTTAACGCCGCTTTGTTCGACGTCGACGGTACCATTATCATCTCTCAACCAGCCATTGCTGCATTCTGGAGGGATTTCGGTAAGGACAAACCTTATTTCGATGCTGAACACGTTATCCAAGTCTCGCATGGTTGGAGAACGTTTGATGCCATTGCTAAGTTCGCTCCAGACTTTGCCAATGAAGAGTATGTTAACAAATTAGAAGCTGAAATTCCGGTCAAGTACGGTGAAAAATCCATTGAAGTCCCAGGTGCAGTTAAGCTGTGCAACGCTTTGAACGCTCTACCAAAAGAGAAATGGGCTGTGGCAACTTCCGGTACCCGTGATATGGCACAAAAATGGTTCGAGCATCTGGGAATCAGGAGACCAAAGTACTTCATTACCGCTAATGATGTCAAACAGGGTAAGCCTCATCCAGAACCATATCTGAAGGGCAGGAATGGCTTAGGATATCCGATCAATGAGCAAGACCCTTCCAAATCTAAGGTAGTAGTATTTGAAGACGCTCCAGCAGGTATTGCCGCCGGAAAAGCCGCCGGTTGTAAGATCATTGGTATTGCCACTACTTTCGACTTGGACTTCctaaaggaaaaaggcTGTGACATCATTGTCAAAAACCACGAATCCATCAGAGTTGGCGGCTACAATGCCGAAACAGACGAAGTTGAATTCATTTTTGACGACTACTTATATGCTAAGGACGATCTGTTGAAATGGTAA